In a single window of the Mesorhizobium shangrilense genome:
- a CDS encoding AEC family transporter encodes MSPIVETTLFIFGLIALGYLAGRTGYLKREVGDGLSAFAVRVALPMLLFRTLVEAHLTGLPWGLWAVYFTAVTVAWTTGHLITTRGFGRDSQAGVVGGVSSAFSNLVLLGAPFMLGVFGQPGFELLSLLISIHLPIMLMVSMALFEVFGRPKGASFEILHFIRFFLGQLVRNPLIIGIIAGLLWRTSGIPLPPLADRFVDALANIAAPVALFAMGIGLGKFPVSGNIRPALVLSAVKLFLMPAVALAVAVVAGLPPFTTKVVVIAAALPSGVNSYLIATQFGTGQALASNQMTIATAVAVVTMSIWLGILQFLFG; translated from the coding sequence ATGTCGCCGATCGTGGAAACCACTCTCTTTATCTTCGGACTGATCGCGCTCGGCTACCTGGCCGGGCGGACAGGCTACCTCAAGCGCGAGGTTGGGGACGGGCTGTCGGCGTTCGCGGTGCGGGTCGCGTTGCCGATGCTTCTGTTCCGCACCCTCGTCGAGGCACACCTAACCGGCCTGCCGTGGGGACTTTGGGCGGTCTACTTCACCGCGGTGACGGTGGCCTGGACGACAGGGCACTTGATCACCACGCGCGGCTTCGGCCGCGACAGCCAGGCGGGCGTGGTCGGCGGCGTGTCGTCGGCATTCTCGAATCTGGTGCTGCTCGGAGCACCGTTCATGCTCGGCGTGTTCGGACAGCCGGGTTTCGAACTGCTTTCGCTGCTCATTTCCATCCACCTGCCGATCATGCTCATGGTGTCCATGGCGCTGTTCGAGGTGTTCGGGCGGCCGAAGGGGGCGTCATTCGAGATCCTTCATTTCATCCGCTTCTTCCTCGGTCAGCTGGTGCGCAATCCGCTGATCATCGGCATCATCGCCGGCCTGCTGTGGAGAACTTCAGGGATCCCGCTTCCGCCCCTCGCGGATCGCTTCGTCGATGCGCTGGCCAACATCGCCGCACCGGTCGCGCTCTTTGCCATGGGGATTGGGCTCGGAAAGTTCCCGGTGTCCGGCAACATACGCCCGGCGCTCGTGCTGTCGGCGGTGAAGCTGTTCCTGATGCCGGCGGTCGCGCTCGCCGTCGCGGTTGTTGCCGGGCTTCCCCCGTTCACGACCAAGGTGGTGGTGATCGCTGCGGCGCTGCCTTCGGGAGTCAACTCCTACCTGATTGCGACGCAGTTCGGCACCGGCCAGGCGCTCGCCTCGAATCAGATGACGATCGCCACGGCCGTCGCCGTGGTGACGATGTCAATCTGGCTGGGTATCCTGCAATTTCTGTTCGGATGA
- a CDS encoding NAD-dependent succinate-semialdehyde dehydrogenase, with protein sequence MLQKTSHYMRQANLIGGEWVQADSGATIDVINPATTLKIGVVPKSGKAETRRAIEAAETAFHVWKKTSALERSKLLRKLHDAIMDNQDALAELLTMEQGKSLAEAKGEVGSSAAYVLWFAEEARRTYGDVVPSPWADRRILVTKEPVGVIAAITPWNFPSSMLSRKIAPALAAGCTAVVKPASQTPYSGLAWGALCEEAGFPKGAVNILTGSAGEIGDEMCSNPLVKKLTFTGSTEIGKMLMAKCASTVKKVSMELGGNAPFIVFDDADLDRAVEGAITAKYRNSGQTCVCTNRFFAQAGIYDRFVERLAAASNKLKVGPGLEEGTQQGPLIDDKAVEKVEEFVKDAESKGGKVVTGGKRHALGGSFFEPTVISDATPDMMFMKEEIFGPVAPVFRFDTEEEAVKLANDTEFGLASYFYTSNLGRAVRVMEGLKYGMVGVNEGLITTPEAPFGGVKESGLGREGGHQGIEDYLDTKYVCMGGLGL encoded by the coding sequence ATGCTGCAGAAAACCAGCCACTACATGCGACAGGCGAACCTGATCGGCGGCGAGTGGGTCCAGGCCGATTCAGGCGCGACGATCGACGTCATCAACCCGGCCACGACCTTGAAGATCGGCGTCGTGCCGAAGTCCGGCAAGGCGGAGACGCGCCGCGCGATCGAGGCGGCCGAGACGGCGTTCCATGTCTGGAAGAAGACTTCCGCGCTGGAGCGCTCCAAGCTGCTGCGCAAGCTGCACGACGCCATTATGGACAACCAGGACGCGCTCGCTGAACTGCTGACCATGGAGCAGGGCAAGTCGCTGGCCGAGGCGAAGGGCGAGGTCGGCAGCTCGGCAGCCTACGTGCTGTGGTTCGCCGAGGAGGCGCGCCGCACCTACGGCGACGTCGTGCCGTCGCCTTGGGCGGACCGCCGCATCCTCGTCACCAAGGAGCCGGTCGGCGTCATCGCCGCCATCACGCCGTGGAACTTCCCGTCCTCGATGCTGTCGCGCAAGATCGCGCCGGCGCTGGCGGCGGGCTGCACAGCGGTCGTCAAGCCTGCCTCGCAGACGCCCTATTCGGGTCTGGCTTGGGGCGCGCTCTGCGAGGAGGCCGGCTTCCCGAAGGGCGCGGTGAACATCCTCACCGGCTCGGCCGGCGAGATCGGCGACGAGATGTGCTCGAATCCACTGGTCAAGAAGCTGACGTTCACCGGCTCGACCGAGATCGGCAAGATGCTGATGGCCAAGTGCGCCTCGACGGTGAAGAAAGTGTCGATGGAACTCGGCGGCAACGCGCCGTTCATCGTCTTCGACGACGCCGATCTTGATCGGGCGGTGGAAGGTGCGATCACCGCGAAGTATCGCAACTCCGGCCAGACCTGCGTGTGCACCAACCGGTTCTTCGCGCAGGCGGGCATCTATGACCGGTTCGTGGAGAGGCTGGCCGCGGCGAGCAACAAGCTCAAGGTCGGGCCGGGCCTGGAGGAGGGGACGCAGCAGGGTCCGCTCATCGACGACAAGGCTGTCGAAAAGGTCGAGGAATTCGTCAAGGACGCCGAATCGAAGGGCGGCAAGGTCGTCACCGGCGGCAAGCGCCACGCGCTCGGAGGGTCGTTCTTCGAGCCGACCGTGATTTCGGACGCCACGCCGGACATGATGTTCATGAAAGAAGAGATTTTTGGGCCGGTCGCTCCCGTGTTCAGGTTCGACACCGAGGAAGAGGCGGTCAAGCTCGCCAACGACACCGAGTTCGGCCTTGCCTCCTACTTCTACACCAGCAATCTCGGGCGCGCCGTGCGCGTCATGGAGGGGCTGAAATACGGCATGGTCGGCGTAAACGAGGGACTGATCACGACGCCCGAAGCGCCATTCGGCGGGGTGAAGGAATCCGGGCTCGGGCGCGAGGGCGGCCACCAGGGCATCGAGGACTACCTCGACACGAAGTATGTCTGCATGGGCGGTCTGGGACTTTGA
- a CDS encoding aldose epimerase family protein: MDGEVFGHTPEGETVHVFRISGGGLMAHVINWGAAVQDLRLAGHDAPLVLGYEAFDDYFYHSPYFGATAGRYANRIANGRFVIDGRHCQTDPNFLGRHTLHGGAKGFGTRIWDVALHGPDFVTFSLRSANGEMGFPGAMDVTCTYRLKIPGTLSIEYAATAEEPTLCNLAHHSYFNLDNGGSGDILDHDLSIMAGAYLPVDSEMIPTGFVHPVDGTVFDFRRARPIRLESEGEQVPYDHNFCLAASRGPLRHAATASGARSGVRMELWTTEPGVQFYAGQRVERPGTRGLGGRSYRAYAGFCLEAQVWPDSPNRHYFPQAALWPGQRYHQITEYRFRID; encoded by the coding sequence ATGGACGGTGAGGTCTTCGGCCACACGCCAGAGGGTGAAACCGTCCATGTCTTCCGCATCTCGGGCGGCGGGCTCATGGCGCATGTCATCAACTGGGGCGCCGCCGTCCAGGACCTGAGGCTTGCCGGCCACGACGCGCCGCTGGTGCTCGGCTACGAGGCGTTCGACGACTATTTTTACCATTCGCCCTACTTCGGCGCGACGGCCGGACGCTACGCGAACCGCATCGCCAATGGCCGCTTCGTCATAGACGGGCGGCACTGCCAGACTGATCCCAACTTCCTCGGTAGGCACACGCTGCATGGCGGCGCGAAGGGATTCGGAACGCGCATATGGGACGTCGCCCTGCACGGCCCCGACTTTGTCACGTTCTCCCTGCGCAGCGCCAATGGCGAGATGGGGTTTCCGGGTGCGATGGACGTCACGTGCACGTACCGGTTGAAGATACCGGGCACGCTGTCGATCGAGTATGCCGCCACCGCCGAGGAGCCGACGCTGTGCAACCTCGCACATCACTCCTATTTCAATCTCGACAACGGGGGCAGCGGCGATATCCTCGACCATGACCTTTCGATCATGGCCGGGGCGTATCTGCCGGTGGACTCAGAGATGATTCCGACCGGCTTCGTGCATCCGGTCGACGGAACCGTGTTCGACTTTCGGCGCGCGCGGCCGATTCGCCTGGAATCGGAAGGCGAGCAGGTCCCTTACGATCACAACTTCTGCCTTGCCGCATCGCGTGGTCCGCTGCGTCATGCAGCAACCGCCAGCGGTGCGCGCTCCGGGGTGCGCATGGAACTCTGGACGACCGAGCCCGGAGTGCAGTTCTACGCCGGTCAGCGCGTTGAGCGACCAGGCACGCGGGGTCTCGGGGGGCGCAGCTACCGCGCCTATGCCGGCTTCTGCCTCGAGGCGCAAGTCTGGCCCGATTCACCCAACCGTCATTATTTTCCGCAGGCTGCGTTGTGGCCAGGGCAGCGGTATCACCAGATCACGGAATACCGGTTCAGGATCGACTGA
- the putA gene encoding bifunctional proline dehydrogenase/L-glutamate gamma-semialdehyde dehydrogenase PutA: MSSSKLEAIRSEIRANYLPDETEAVARLAAATELSVDRRAEIVRRAGDLVRAVRASSDPRLMEVFLSAYGLSTKEGVALMCLAEALLRVPDTETIDELIRDKIAPHDWSGHTGGSSSIFVNASTWALMLTGRVLDESEGGVEGILRGMVRRLGEPVIRTAVSAAMREMGEQFVLGRTISEAVRRGRAMISKGYLYSFDMLGEAARTEADALRYHRAYADAIAALASSSSGADTRYNHGISVKLSALHPRYEVSQRETMLPVMIDGLRSLALAARSAGMGLNVDAEEADRLDLSLDVIEGVLSEPQLADWHGFGVVVQAYGPRAAFAIDWLYELAARLDRRIMVRLVKGAYWDTEIKRAQTMGLSGYPVFTRKPNTDVSYLACARKLLSMTDRIYPQFATHNAHTVAAVLAMASDRESFEFQRLHGMGEALHETVRKQEGTRCRIYAPVGAHSDLLAYLVRRLLENGANSSFVHQITDTDVRVEDIVRDPLTAIETHGPAENPSIPRPASIFGAGRRNSRGWDITDITTLDAIEASKAELAGNNRWHAAPVTPARGHGTERSITNPARPKDVAGTVLEADAALVDKAVKIAVEAQPAWAARPVGERAAILQKAANLYETNAVEFFALATREAGKTLTDGIAEVREAVDFLRYYAAEAPSAEAGTEARGAIACISPWNFPLAIFTGQIAAALVTGNSVLAKPAEQTPLIAAHAVALLHEAGVPKDVLQLLPGDGPTVGAPLTADPRIAGVCFTGSTEVAKMIEAALAANAAPDAMLIAETGGMNAMVVDSTALPEQAVRDILASAFQSAGQRCSALRLLYVQKDVEHKMLEMLKGAMEALSVGDPWLVSTDVGPLIDDEAQASIGDYCASMEKQGRLIARVDAPADGRFVAPHVFRVKGIEEMQREVFGPVLHVATFEADEIDAVIAAINRKGYGLTFGLHTRIEARVQHIVDGIHAGNIYVNRNQIGAVVGSQPFGGEGLSGTGPKAGGPHYLRRFRRAAETVRPAAASAAGEAVTATKVAEHMPTAAAVGWSGRPDRIAILRKHLRGKGAAAISAAAALEYGAADLPGPTGEANTLSLAPRGRSVVLGPAADTLLAQAIQALAAGNAVVAVAPSASAALQALTGKGLPLAAIDGKLSPEELQALSIDLVASAADAETLRGYRKALTRQKGAVVPLVSEVIYPAAYCHERAVCVDTTAAGGNASLLATA; the protein is encoded by the coding sequence ATGTCGTCCAGCAAGCTTGAAGCGATTCGCAGCGAGATCCGCGCGAACTACCTGCCCGACGAGACAGAGGCGGTGGCCCGCCTGGCAGCCGCAACGGAACTCTCCGTCGACAGGCGTGCGGAGATCGTCCGCCGCGCCGGCGACCTCGTTCGCGCGGTGCGCGCATCGTCCGACCCGCGGCTGATGGAGGTCTTCCTTTCCGCCTATGGCCTGTCCACCAAGGAGGGCGTCGCCCTGATGTGCCTGGCGGAAGCTCTGCTGCGCGTACCGGACACCGAAACCATCGATGAACTGATCCGCGACAAGATCGCGCCGCATGACTGGTCGGGTCACACCGGGGGATCGAGTTCCATCTTCGTCAACGCCTCGACCTGGGCGCTCATGCTGACCGGGCGCGTGCTCGACGAGAGCGAGGGTGGGGTCGAGGGCATCCTGCGCGGCATGGTCCGGCGGCTGGGCGAGCCGGTGATACGCACCGCCGTTTCGGCGGCCATGCGCGAGATGGGAGAGCAGTTCGTACTCGGGCGCACTATCTCCGAGGCCGTCAGGCGCGGCCGCGCGATGATCTCGAAGGGCTATCTCTATTCCTTCGACATGCTTGGCGAGGCGGCGCGCACCGAAGCCGACGCGCTGCGCTATCACCGCGCCTACGCGGACGCCATAGCCGCACTCGCCAGCAGTTCGTCCGGCGCCGACACCCGCTACAACCACGGCATCTCGGTGAAGCTCTCGGCGCTTCATCCCCGCTACGAGGTCTCCCAGCGCGAGACGATGCTGCCGGTGATGATCGACGGCCTGCGCTCCCTTGCGCTGGCGGCGCGATCGGCCGGCATGGGCCTCAACGTGGACGCCGAGGAGGCAGACCGCCTCGACCTCTCGCTCGACGTCATCGAGGGCGTGCTCAGCGAGCCTCAGCTCGCCGACTGGCACGGTTTCGGCGTGGTCGTGCAGGCCTACGGCCCGCGCGCGGCCTTCGCCATCGACTGGCTCTACGAGCTGGCCGCCCGCCTGGACCGGCGCATCATGGTCCGCCTTGTCAAGGGCGCGTACTGGGACACCGAGATCAAGCGCGCGCAGACCATGGGTCTTTCCGGCTACCCGGTCTTCACCCGCAAGCCGAATACCGACGTTTCCTACCTCGCCTGCGCGCGAAAACTGCTGTCGATGACGGACCGCATATATCCACAGTTCGCGACCCACAACGCGCACACCGTCGCCGCGGTGCTGGCGATGGCGTCGGATCGCGAGAGCTTCGAGTTCCAGCGTCTCCACGGCATGGGTGAGGCGCTTCACGAGACGGTGCGCAAGCAGGAAGGCACGCGCTGCCGCATCTATGCGCCGGTCGGCGCGCATTCGGACCTGCTCGCCTACCTCGTGCGCCGCCTGCTGGAGAACGGCGCCAACTCGTCCTTCGTGCACCAGATCACCGATACGGACGTGCGGGTGGAGGACATCGTGCGCGATCCGCTGACCGCCATCGAGACGCACGGGCCGGCAGAGAACCCGTCCATTCCGCGCCCCGCCAGCATCTTCGGAGCCGGCCGACGGAATTCCAGGGGCTGGGACATCACCGACATCACGACGCTGGATGCCATAGAGGCAAGCAAGGCCGAGCTCGCGGGCAATAATCGCTGGCACGCCGCGCCCGTCACCCCTGCCCGCGGCCACGGGACGGAGCGCAGTATCACCAACCCAGCCCGACCGAAGGACGTCGCCGGCACCGTATTGGAGGCAGATGCCGCGCTGGTGGACAAGGCGGTGAAGATCGCGGTCGAGGCCCAGCCAGCCTGGGCGGCACGGCCCGTGGGCGAGCGTGCGGCGATCCTACAGAAAGCCGCCAATCTCTACGAGACGAACGCGGTGGAATTCTTCGCGCTCGCCACCCGCGAGGCCGGCAAGACGCTCACCGACGGCATCGCGGAAGTCCGCGAGGCGGTCGACTTCCTGCGCTACTATGCGGCCGAGGCGCCAAGTGCTGAGGCGGGAACCGAGGCGCGCGGCGCCATCGCCTGCATCTCGCCCTGGAATTTCCCCCTCGCCATCTTCACCGGCCAGATCGCGGCGGCACTCGTGACCGGCAACAGCGTGCTCGCCAAGCCGGCCGAGCAGACGCCGCTGATCGCCGCGCACGCGGTCGCGCTGCTCCACGAGGCCGGCGTGCCGAAGGACGTGCTCCAGCTCCTGCCGGGCGACGGCCCTACGGTGGGCGCACCGCTGACGGCTGACCCGCGCATCGCCGGCGTCTGCTTCACCGGCTCAACCGAAGTCGCCAAGATGATTGAGGCGGCACTCGCCGCAAACGCCGCGCCCGACGCCATGCTGATCGCCGAAACAGGTGGCATGAACGCCATGGTCGTCGATTCGACCGCACTCCCCGAACAGGCGGTGCGCGACATCCTCGCCTCGGCCTTCCAGAGTGCGGGCCAGCGCTGCTCCGCACTGCGGCTTCTCTACGTGCAGAAAGACGTCGAGCATAAGATGCTCGAAATGCTGAAGGGCGCGATGGAAGCGCTCAGCGTCGGCGATCCGTGGCTGGTTTCGACCGATGTCGGTCCCCTGATCGACGACGAGGCGCAGGCGTCCATCGGCGACTATTGCGCGAGCATGGAGAAGCAGGGCCGGCTAATCGCCAGGGTCGATGCCCCAGCTGACGGCCGCTTCGTCGCGCCGCATGTCTTCCGCGTCAAAGGCATCGAGGAGATGCAGCGCGAGGTGTTCGGCCCGGTGCTCCATGTGGCGACCTTCGAGGCCGACGAGATCGACGCCGTGATCGCGGCCATCAACCGCAAGGGCTACGGCCTCACCTTCGGCCTGCACACCCGCATCGAGGCGCGCGTGCAGCACATCGTCGACGGCATCCATGCCGGCAATATCTATGTGAACCGCAACCAGATCGGCGCGGTGGTGGGGTCCCAGCCGTTCGGCGGCGAAGGCCTCTCCGGGACCGGGCCGAAGGCCGGCGGGCCGCATTATCTGCGCAGGTTCCGCCGCGCAGCAGAAACAGTGCGACCCGCAGCTGCGTCCGCGGCCGGCGAGGCGGTGACTGCGACAAAAGTTGCCGAGCACATGCCGACCGCCGCTGCGGTCGGATGGTCCGGCCGGCCGGACCGCATCGCAATCCTCCGGAAGCATTTGCGCGGCAAGGGCGCGGCTGCGATCTCGGCCGCCGCCGCGCTCGAATACGGCGCGGCCGACCTGCCCGGACCGACCGGAGAGGCAAACACACTCAGCCTTGCGCCGCGCGGCCGGAGCGTCGTTCTCGGCCCCGCTGCAGATACGCTGCTTGCCCAGGCGATCCAGGCTCTCGCCGCGGGCAATGCAGTGGTCGCGGTGGCGCCCAGCGCCTCCGCCGCCCTGCAGGCGCTCACCGGCAAGGGCCTGCCGCTCGCCGCGATCGACGGAAAGCTCAGTCCGGAAGAGTTGCAGGCGCTGTCGATCGACCTCGTGGCGAGCGCTGCCGACGCCGAGACCTTGCGCGGCTATCGCAAGGCGCTGACGCGCCAGAAGGGCGCCGTCGTGCCGCTGGTGTCGGAAGTCATCTACCCGGCTGCCTATTGCCATGAACGCGCCGTCTGCGTCGATACGACAGCTGCCGGCGGCAACGCGAGCCTGCTGGCAACGGCTTAG
- a CDS encoding Lrp/AsnC family transcriptional regulator gives MADADQIDRFDRAIIQALSRNGRLSMAELAEKVGLSKTPVQARVKRLEAEGYIRGYAAIVNREKMGEGHVAFVQVKLSDTRSAALDAFNRAARDTPEIEQCHMMAASFDYLLKVRTRDIAAYRRVLGEKISALPHVAQTSTFVAMETVKDR, from the coding sequence GTGGCGGACGCAGATCAAATAGACCGCTTCGACCGAGCCATCATCCAGGCCCTGTCGCGCAACGGCCGCCTGTCCATGGCGGAGCTGGCCGAAAAGGTGGGGCTGTCCAAGACGCCCGTGCAGGCGAGGGTCAAGCGGCTGGAGGCGGAAGGCTACATCCGTGGCTACGCGGCGATCGTCAATCGCGAGAAGATGGGGGAGGGGCACGTGGCATTCGTCCAGGTCAAGCTCTCTGACACACGCTCGGCGGCGCTCGACGCCTTCAACAGGGCTGCCAGGGATACGCCCGAGATCGAGCAGTGCCATATGATGGCTGCCAGTTTCGACTACCTGCTCAAGGTCCGCACAAGGGACATCGCGGCCTACCGGCGTGTGCTGGGCGAGAAGATCTCGGCGCTGCCGCATGTGGCGCAGACGTCCACCTTCGTGGCAATGGAGACCGTCAAGGATCGGTAG
- a CDS encoding sugar kinase, which translates to MANTGIASVGECMLELSGGDGGNWRMGYAGDTFNTLWTLRALVEPGMATDYVSAFGDDPFSERQIDFLKESGVGIASSPRIKGARPGLYAITLNGAERSFTYWRNDAAARQLASDPAALAASLAKRDLVYFSGITLAILEPAARRVLVSALATARRAGSLVAFDPNYRPRLWSSADDARAAFDEALAACDIALPTFPDEETLYGDADPAATAARLRSAGVPEAAVKNGEMPALVVDRSGATEVPANTVNALDTTGAGDSFNGAYLAARLRGEAPADAAKRAHRVAASVVQVRGALAPHERLREAFAAGA; encoded by the coding sequence ATGGCAAACACGGGAATCGCGTCCGTCGGGGAGTGCATGCTGGAGCTGTCGGGCGGCGACGGTGGAAACTGGCGAATGGGCTATGCGGGCGACACGTTCAACACGCTCTGGACCCTGCGTGCGCTCGTCGAGCCTGGAATGGCGACGGACTATGTCAGCGCCTTCGGCGACGATCCGTTCTCGGAGCGGCAGATCGACTTCCTGAAGGAGAGTGGCGTCGGCATAGCGTCGAGCCCGCGGATCAAGGGGGCGCGGCCCGGTCTCTACGCGATCACGCTCAATGGCGCGGAACGCTCCTTCACCTATTGGCGCAACGATGCGGCCGCACGCCAGCTCGCGTCAGACCCCGCCGCCCTTGCCGCCAGCCTCGCCAAGAGGGATCTCGTCTATTTCTCGGGCATCACGCTGGCAATCCTGGAGCCCGCTGCGCGCCGCGTGCTGGTCTCGGCGCTCGCCACGGCCCGTCGTGCGGGCAGCCTGGTCGCCTTCGATCCAAACTATCGCCCACGTCTTTGGAGTTCCGCGGATGACGCGCGCGCGGCGTTCGACGAGGCGCTGGCGGCCTGCGACATCGCGCTGCCGACCTTTCCTGACGAGGAGACGCTCTACGGCGACGCCGATCCGGCTGCGACGGCCGCCAGGCTGCGCAGCGCGGGCGTTCCCGAGGCTGCGGTGAAGAACGGCGAGATGCCGGCCCTCGTCGTGGATCGGTCAGGAGCAACGGAAGTGCCCGCGAACACGGTCAACGCCTTGGACACCACGGGGGCGGGCGATTCGTTCAACGGCGCCTATCTCGCGGCAAGGTTGCGCGGTGAAGCTCCTGCCGATGCGGCGAAGCGTGCTCACCGCGTGGCGGCATCGGTCGTGCAGGTTCGCGGTGCACTCGCGCCTCACGAACGCCTCCGCGAGGCTTTTGCGGCCGGAGCCTGA
- a CDS encoding winged helix-turn-helix domain-containing protein translates to MSLKAARRIALAAQGFGEGRSEAPPTRRKLDRTVSRLGLLQIDSVSAVVRAHYMPLFSRLGPYPMASLDERASKKPRRLFEYWAHEASLLPIDTWPLMQWRMRRAAAGQGIYKQLAAFGRERKAFVDEIYQEVRTRGPIAASGIDGHKGSGGWWGWSDAKHAFEWLFWAGRITTASRRGFERLYDLPERVIPAEILSRPAPSEPDAQRQLLGIAAKALGIGTAACFRDYFRQSPEAAKAHIPELVEAGEILPVRVAGWEQRQVYLHRDARLPRKIEARALLAPFDPLVFERTRAERLFGFRYRIEIYTPAEKRQHGYYVLPFLLGDSPVARVDVKADRPAGVLRVHAAFAESGAPSDTAAELAEEFRLMQGWLGLDATEVTPAGDLGPALARQF, encoded by the coding sequence ATGTCACTCAAGGCCGCGCGCAGGATCGCGCTTGCCGCGCAGGGCTTCGGCGAAGGCAGGTCCGAAGCGCCGCCCACCCGGCGAAAGCTCGACCGCACAGTGAGTCGGCTCGGGCTCCTGCAGATCGACTCCGTAAGCGCCGTGGTGCGCGCCCACTACATGCCCCTCTTCTCGCGGCTCGGCCCCTACCCGATGGCGTCCCTCGACGAACGGGCGTCCAAAAAGCCGCGGCGGCTGTTCGAATACTGGGCGCACGAAGCCTCCCTGTTGCCGATCGACACCTGGCCGCTGATGCAGTGGAGGATGCGCCGAGCCGCCGCGGGCCAGGGCATCTACAAGCAGCTCGCCGCGTTCGGGCGGGAGCGCAAGGCCTTCGTCGACGAGATCTATCAGGAGGTGCGCACGCGCGGCCCGATCGCGGCGTCCGGGATCGACGGGCACAAGGGTTCCGGCGGCTGGTGGGGCTGGAGCGATGCCAAGCACGCCTTCGAATGGCTGTTCTGGGCGGGCCGCATCACCACCGCGTCGCGCCGGGGCTTCGAACGCCTCTATGACCTGCCGGAGAGGGTGATCCCGGCGGAAATCCTGTCCAGGCCGGCGCCTTCGGAGCCGGATGCCCAGCGGCAGCTCCTTGGAATCGCCGCGAAGGCGCTGGGCATCGGCACCGCCGCCTGCTTTCGCGACTATTTCCGCCAGTCGCCCGAGGCCGCCAAGGCGCACATTCCCGAACTGGTGGAGGCGGGCGAGATCCTTCCTGTCCGTGTGGCAGGATGGGAGCAGCGGCAGGTCTACCTGCACCGCGACGCCAGATTGCCGCGGAAGATCGAGGCGCGGGCGCTGCTGGCCCCGTTCGATCCCCTTGTATTCGAACGCACGCGCGCGGAGCGGCTGTTCGGCTTCCGCTATCGGATCGAGATCTACACGCCCGCGGAAAAGCGGCAGCACGGCTACTACGTTCTGCCCTTCCTGCTCGGCGATTCGCCGGTCGCCCGCGTCGATGTGAAGGCTGACCGCCCCGCCGGCGTCTTGCGCGTCCACGCGGCATTCGCCGAGTCCGGCGCTCCGTCCGACACTGCGGCAGAGCTGGCCGAGGAGTTTCGCCTCATGCAGGGCTGGCTCGGGCTCGACGCCACCGAGGTCACCCCTGCCGGCGACCTCGGCCCTGCCCTCGCCCGCCAGTTCTGA
- a CDS encoding NADH-quinone oxidoreductase subunit A, which translates to MNELLSSYLPVVIFIAVALVIGIALVVAPFLVAYRNPDPEKLSAYECGFNAFDDARMKFDVRFYLVSILFIIFDLEVAFLFPWAVSFGEIGMFGFWSMMVFLGVLTIGFIYEWKKGALEWD; encoded by the coding sequence ATGAACGAGTTATTGAGTTCCTACCTACCCGTCGTAATCTTCATCGCTGTCGCGCTGGTCATCGGCATCGCGCTCGTGGTCGCGCCGTTCCTGGTCGCCTATCGCAATCCGGACCCGGAAAAACTCTCCGCATACGAGTGTGGCTTCAATGCATTCGACGATGCGCGCATGAAATTCGATGTGCGCTTCTATCTCGTGTCCATCCTTTTCATCATCTTCGATCTAGAAGTCGCATTCCTGTTCCCGTGGGCGGTGTCGTTCGGGGAGATCGGCATGTTCGGATTCTGGTCGATGATGGTGTTCCTTGGCGTGCTCACGATTGGCTTCATCTATGAATGGAAGAAGGGAGCGCTGGAATGGGATTGA
- a CDS encoding NuoB/complex I 20 kDa subunit family protein, whose amino-acid sequence MGLNDGSTTLVAPRPKGIIDPNTGKPIGSDDRFFGELNNELSDKGFLVTSSEALITWARTGSLMWMTFGLACCAVEMMHISMPRYDAERFGIAPRASPRQSDVMIVAGTLTNKMAPALRKVYDQMPEPRYVISMGSCANGGGYYHYSYSVVRGCDRVVPVDIYVPGCPPTAEALLYGILLLQKKIRRTGTIER is encoded by the coding sequence ATGGGATTGAACGACGGTTCCACGACGCTCGTCGCACCCCGCCCGAAGGGCATCATCGATCCGAATACGGGTAAGCCGATCGGGTCGGATGACCGCTTCTTCGGCGAGCTGAACAACGAGCTTTCCGACAAGGGTTTCCTGGTCACATCCTCGGAGGCGCTGATCACCTGGGCGCGCACCGGCTCGCTGATGTGGATGACGTTCGGCCTGGCCTGCTGCGCCGTGGAGATGATGCACATCTCCATGCCGCGCTACGACGCCGAGCGCTTCGGCATCGCGCCGCGCGCCTCTCCGCGCCAGTCGGACGTGATGATCGTCGCCGGCACGCTGACCAACAAGATGGCGCCGGCGCTTCGCAAGGTCTACGACCAGATGCCGGAGCCGCGCTACGTCATCTCGATGGGCTCCTGCGCCAATGGCGGCGGCTACTATCACTATTCCTACTCCGTGGTGCGCGGCTGCGACCGCGTGGTGCCGGTGGACATCTATGTGCCCGGCTGCCCGCCCACGGCCGAGGCGCTGCTCTACGGCATCCTTCTTCTGCAGAAGAAGATCCGCCGCACCGGCACGATCGAGCGGTGA